From one Leifsonia soli genomic stretch:
- a CDS encoding TetR/AcrR family transcriptional regulator: MRADAAANRTRIVDAARAVLDADEGGGMAAVARRAGVGQGTIYRHFPTWQDLVLEVHRVDMDELATAGEDLLGSHPPFEALRIWLQRLADYGRLKNGLSEAMSALLHQSLGPSAQVADLSALRLLLTAAQDAGAVRTDITAEDLFVLVGFLWRLEPTPDRQQRGERLLEVVLAGIQIPADRS; encoded by the coding sequence ATGCGCGCGGACGCCGCAGCGAATCGCACACGCATCGTGGACGCCGCCCGCGCGGTACTGGATGCGGACGAGGGCGGCGGAATGGCCGCAGTCGCCCGTCGAGCCGGGGTGGGGCAGGGCACCATTTACCGGCACTTCCCGACCTGGCAGGACCTGGTGCTCGAGGTGCACCGGGTCGACATGGACGAGTTGGCTACAGCCGGCGAGGACCTCCTGGGCTCACATCCGCCGTTCGAGGCGCTCCGGATCTGGCTGCAGCGCCTGGCCGACTACGGGCGATTGAAGAACGGCCTGAGTGAGGCTATGAGCGCGCTCCTGCACCAATCGCTCGGCCCCAGCGCACAGGTGGCCGACCTCAGCGCGCTCCGACTCCTGCTGACCGCCGCGCAGGACGCGGGAGCGGTCCGGACGGACATCACCGCAGAGGACCTCTTCGTGCTCGTCGGTTTCCTTTGGCGCCTCGAGCCGACACCCGACCGCCAGCAGCGCGGCGAACGACTGCTCGAGGTCGTGCTCGCCGGCATCCAGATCCCAGCGGACAGGTCTTGA
- a CDS encoding GH39 family glycosyl hydrolase, with protein sequence MASTSLPATTIDDRATESTVLPHVWSLCAGAGRANEALRADWQEQFREAVQRLGFRYLRFHGIFHDDMFVYRGSYGGGFGPDVPLETPVHTYSYVDKVFDFLVDLGVRPFVELGFMPRELATQTETVFWWGAHCSPPKDMDRWVELVVRTVEHWIERYGLAEVREWRFEVWNEPNLVPHFWTGTKTEYFELYARTVLAIKAIDPELKVGGPSTSVFVPDERYAGETEDRSAEHATAAATDPDALDWRPVWIEDFLLWCAERELPVDFISTHLYPTDFAFGANGEAVSLTRYADATPDDLAVLRRLIRASAYPDAEVHITEWSSSPSSRDHIHDTVFAATYVTRAYLRSADLADSISYWTFTDIFEEGGAGLGPFHGGFGLVNEQGIHKPTFHAFAMLNRLGDRLIASTERGVISQHSATGRIAALFYNYPDDMNGRSVGSRTSYEATRDLAGMGPEQHVRHTIGGLEPGAAYAVEILAPGRGDAAEAWSAIGGPLNLSRAEAAYLREKGDALHRQTIVASANGTLEIDLALAPWAVASVFALSAAR encoded by the coding sequence ATGGCATCCACCTCGCTTCCCGCCACCACCATCGACGACCGTGCAACAGAATCGACCGTCCTCCCGCATGTCTGGAGTCTCTGCGCAGGCGCGGGCCGCGCCAATGAAGCCCTTCGAGCCGACTGGCAGGAGCAGTTCCGCGAGGCGGTGCAACGCCTCGGTTTCCGTTACCTGCGCTTCCACGGCATCTTCCACGACGACATGTTCGTGTACCGCGGCTCGTACGGCGGCGGCTTCGGGCCGGATGTGCCCCTGGAGACCCCGGTGCACACCTATTCCTATGTCGACAAGGTGTTCGACTTCCTGGTCGACCTGGGGGTACGGCCGTTCGTCGAGCTCGGATTCATGCCGCGGGAACTGGCCACGCAGACCGAGACCGTGTTCTGGTGGGGTGCGCACTGCAGCCCGCCCAAGGACATGGATCGCTGGGTGGAGTTGGTGGTGCGCACGGTGGAGCACTGGATCGAGCGCTACGGGCTAGCCGAGGTGCGGGAGTGGCGATTCGAGGTCTGGAACGAGCCCAACCTGGTTCCGCATTTCTGGACCGGAACGAAGACCGAGTACTTCGAGCTGTACGCCCGGACGGTGCTGGCCATCAAGGCCATCGACCCCGAGCTCAAGGTCGGCGGCCCGTCGACGAGCGTCTTCGTGCCGGACGAGCGCTATGCGGGAGAGACCGAGGACCGCTCGGCCGAGCACGCCACCGCCGCTGCAACCGACCCGGATGCGCTCGACTGGCGACCGGTGTGGATCGAGGACTTCCTCCTCTGGTGCGCCGAGCGGGAGCTGCCGGTCGATTTCATCTCGACACACCTCTACCCCACGGACTTCGCCTTCGGAGCCAACGGCGAAGCCGTCAGTCTCACCCGTTACGCCGATGCGACGCCGGACGACTTGGCGGTGCTGCGGCGACTGATCCGCGCGAGCGCCTATCCCGATGCGGAGGTGCACATCACCGAGTGGTCGAGCTCGCCGTCGAGCCGGGACCACATCCACGACACGGTGTTCGCCGCGACCTACGTCACGCGGGCCTACCTTCGCTCCGCGGATCTGGCCGACTCGATCTCGTACTGGACCTTCACCGACATCTTCGAGGAGGGCGGCGCCGGGCTCGGGCCGTTCCACGGCGGATTCGGCCTGGTGAACGAGCAAGGCATCCACAAGCCGACCTTCCACGCCTTCGCGATGCTGAACCGGCTGGGCGACCGGCTGATCGCCTCCACCGAGCGCGGCGTCATCTCGCAGCACAGCGCGACGGGTCGGATCGCCGCGCTCTTCTACAACTACCCGGATGACATGAACGGCCGCTCGGTCGGCTCCCGCACCTCCTACGAAGCGACGCGCGATCTGGCCGGCATGGGACCGGAGCAGCACGTGCGACACACCATCGGCGGCCTGGAGCCTGGCGCGGCCTACGCGGTCGAGATCCTCGCACCCGGGCGCGGCGACGCCGCAGAGGCGTGGAGCGCCATCGGCGGGCCTCTCAACCTCTCGCGCGCCGAGGCCGCCTACCTGCGCGAGAAGGGCGACGCCCTCCACCGCCAGACCATCGTCGCCTCTGCGAACGGCACCCTCGAGATCGACCTCGCTCTGGCCCCCTGGGCCGTGGCGTCGGTATTCGCACTCTCGGCGGCGCGATGA
- a CDS encoding glycoside hydrolase family 2 TIM barrel-domain containing protein, which translates to MTAFEETMKATPDWNDPAVYEWGSEPAHATLVTYETLTDAVRADRSATPYRVSLDGDWSFRWSPDPDSRLLDFAEEDTDDSAWDRIAVPSSWQLHGYDFPIGANTVLPWTGQNGKNEQPAPTGDYPHAPTRYNPVGQYRTTFELPEGWGGRRTFIQFEGVESAYYVWINGQRIGYREDSYTRGEFDLTPHLHSGRNVLAVEVYRWSTGSYLENQDNVRLSGIFRSVLLVSRPPVLIRDFTVRTPLGDDFSQAAVELDVAVRDDAGTRTGEHFQVRATLFDGTDAGADEVWSRSAPVEPAAPGRDLPAMLTEPVVSPRLWSAEQPELYTLVVELCDSDGAVVDRVSTRVGFRRVEIVDGVYRINGRPISLRGVNRHEWNPRTGRTLSSADMIADIRLMKQSNINAVRTSHYPNDPRWYEFADEYGLYVFDEANNETHINRVDADGRPNIPGDRPELRAPLLWRMRNLVDRDKNHACVIAWSIGNESGVGSNLKAMYDWAKGYDPTRPVSYQDSTGSGSPIVPSDISDFDGDFYPPVPELIDRAGRDPRPYLLVEYAFSQGNTSGYLDETWAAIRENPGRVVGGFLWDWADKGLWWEVPGRPGEEFLAYGGDWGDDPNDEGAHMSGLLLSDRTPTPKLEEAKLAYQPVSIALVDPDTWTVRIANEYLFTSLDGHALLWAVTEGGDTVASGRIAGRQLSIGPLSSADIALPASLPERLRAGSEYRLELSIVLDAPTAWAETGHVVARAQLALPVVAPARAPIPSVEPASPEVRETSGMIEVAGDDYAVRIDRATGRLTSLRYDGRELLASDLMPNFWRAPNDPELSIPEFRATLPEPSVPWRGVGEDWAISEIEWSSIPGGVRVTVRGSVTTAVPFRPGNRITTSPQSIVYTIHANGQVDVLSTFEPVPDTPNPQVVGTTFGLRPEFATIEWYGRGPGESTADRRASAFFGRYSGSVADQVTRYSRPQDSGNKADTRWAALTDDAGRGVLLVAEGTMYLNAQPNSPDELAGHRHWHEVPESWRTVVRVDAAQEGLLGGNWDLLTRPEKYSNTPAKGPYAILYRMLPLRGGQDPAAVATQYVETERDQGE; encoded by the coding sequence ATGACCGCATTCGAGGAGACGATGAAAGCGACGCCCGACTGGAACGACCCCGCCGTCTACGAGTGGGGGAGCGAGCCGGCGCATGCCACTCTCGTGACGTACGAGACGCTGACGGATGCCGTGCGGGCCGATCGGTCCGCGACGCCCTATCGGGTCAGTCTCGACGGGGACTGGTCGTTCCGCTGGTCCCCCGACCCCGATTCGCGACTGCTCGATTTCGCAGAGGAGGACACCGACGATTCCGCGTGGGATCGCATCGCGGTTCCCTCGAGCTGGCAGCTGCACGGGTACGACTTCCCGATCGGGGCGAACACGGTCCTGCCCTGGACCGGCCAGAACGGCAAGAACGAACAACCCGCTCCCACCGGTGACTATCCGCATGCCCCCACGCGCTACAACCCGGTGGGACAGTACCGGACGACGTTCGAGCTGCCAGAAGGCTGGGGCGGCCGACGGACGTTCATCCAGTTCGAAGGCGTCGAGTCCGCTTACTACGTCTGGATCAACGGGCAGCGCATCGGTTACCGCGAAGACAGCTACACCCGCGGCGAATTCGACCTGACCCCGCACCTGCACAGTGGGCGCAATGTGCTGGCCGTCGAGGTGTACCGGTGGTCGACAGGGTCGTACTTGGAGAACCAGGACAATGTGCGGCTCTCCGGCATCTTCCGCAGCGTGCTGCTGGTCTCTCGGCCGCCGGTGCTCATCCGGGACTTCACGGTCCGGACGCCGCTCGGCGACGACTTCTCCCAGGCGGCTGTCGAGTTGGACGTCGCGGTGCGCGATGACGCCGGAACGCGAACCGGGGAGCACTTCCAGGTGCGGGCGACCCTCTTCGACGGAACGGACGCGGGGGCCGACGAGGTCTGGTCGCGCTCCGCGCCGGTCGAACCGGCTGCTCCCGGCCGGGATCTGCCGGCGATGCTGACGGAGCCCGTCGTGTCGCCCCGGCTCTGGTCCGCCGAGCAGCCGGAGTTGTACACGCTGGTCGTCGAGCTCTGCGACTCGGATGGGGCGGTCGTGGATCGCGTATCCACCCGTGTGGGCTTCCGACGGGTCGAGATCGTCGACGGCGTGTACCGGATCAACGGGCGGCCGATCTCGCTTCGAGGGGTCAACCGGCACGAGTGGAATCCGCGAACCGGTCGCACGCTCAGTTCGGCCGACATGATCGCTGACATCCGCTTGATGAAGCAGAGCAACATCAACGCCGTGCGCACCTCCCACTATCCGAACGACCCGCGGTGGTACGAATTCGCCGACGAGTACGGACTGTACGTGTTCGACGAGGCGAACAACGAGACGCACATCAACCGGGTCGACGCGGATGGACGACCGAACATCCCCGGCGATCGCCCGGAGCTCCGGGCGCCGCTGCTGTGGCGGATGCGGAACCTGGTCGATCGGGACAAGAACCACGCGTGCGTGATCGCCTGGTCGATCGGCAACGAGTCGGGAGTCGGCTCGAACCTGAAGGCCATGTACGACTGGGCCAAGGGGTACGACCCCACCCGACCGGTGAGCTATCAGGACTCGACCGGCTCCGGGTCGCCGATCGTCCCGTCGGACATCTCCGATTTCGACGGCGACTTCTACCCGCCGGTGCCCGAGCTCATCGACAGGGCGGGCCGCGATCCGCGGCCTTACCTGCTCGTCGAGTACGCCTTCAGCCAGGGGAACACCTCCGGCTACCTGGATGAGACGTGGGCTGCGATCCGTGAGAATCCGGGTCGGGTGGTGGGCGGCTTCCTGTGGGACTGGGCTGACAAGGGGCTGTGGTGGGAGGTCCCAGGACGGCCGGGCGAGGAATTCCTCGCCTACGGCGGCGATTGGGGCGACGACCCCAATGACGAGGGCGCACACATGAGTGGCCTCCTGCTTTCCGACCGGACACCGACACCGAAGCTGGAGGAGGCCAAGCTGGCCTACCAGCCGGTGAGCATCGCGCTTGTGGACCCGGACACCTGGACCGTTCGGATCGCGAACGAGTATCTGTTCACGAGCTTGGACGGGCACGCACTGCTCTGGGCGGTCACGGAGGGCGGGGATACGGTCGCGAGCGGAAGGATCGCAGGCCGTCAGCTCTCGATCGGACCGTTGAGCAGCGCGGACATCGCACTGCCGGCCTCGTTGCCGGAGCGACTGCGGGCCGGTTCCGAATACCGGCTGGAACTCTCGATCGTCCTCGACGCTCCCACGGCCTGGGCTGAGACGGGCCACGTCGTGGCCAGGGCGCAACTGGCCCTTCCCGTCGTCGCTCCCGCCCGCGCGCCCATTCCGTCGGTGGAGCCGGCCTCGCCGGAGGTCCGAGAGACCTCGGGGATGATCGAGGTCGCCGGCGACGACTACGCGGTCAGGATCGACCGCGCCACCGGCCGGCTGACGTCGTTGCGCTATGACGGCCGCGAACTCCTGGCGAGCGACCTGATGCCGAACTTCTGGCGTGCCCCGAACGATCCGGAGCTGTCGATCCCGGAGTTCAGGGCCACCCTGCCGGAACCTTCGGTGCCGTGGCGCGGCGTCGGCGAGGACTGGGCGATCAGCGAGATCGAATGGTCGTCCATCCCGGGCGGTGTCCGGGTGACGGTGCGGGGAAGTGTCACCACTGCAGTGCCGTTCCGTCCCGGCAACCGCATCACGACGTCCCCTCAGTCGATCGTCTACACGATCCACGCCAACGGGCAGGTGGATGTGCTGTCGACATTCGAGCCGGTGCCCGACACCCCCAACCCGCAGGTCGTGGGGACGACGTTCGGGCTCCGGCCCGAGTTCGCGACCATCGAGTGGTATGGCCGTGGTCCCGGGGAGTCGACGGCTGACCGGCGGGCTTCGGCATTCTTCGGTCGCTATTCGGGATCGGTCGCGGATCAGGTCACCCGGTACAGCCGGCCGCAGGACAGCGGGAACAAGGCCGACACCCGCTGGGCGGCTCTGACCGACGACGCGGGTAGGGGAGTGTTGCTGGTCGCTGAGGGAACCATGTACCTCAACGCCCAACCGAACAGCCCGGATGAATTGGCCGGACACCGTCACTGGCACGAGGTACCGGAGTCGTGGCGGACCGTCGTTCGCGTGGATGCCGCTCAGGAGGGTCTCCTCGGCGGCAACTGGGACCTGCTGACACGGCCCGAGAAGTACAGCAACACGCCGGCGAAAGGGCCCTACGCCATCCTGTACCGCATGCTTCCGCTCCGCGGAGGGCAGGACCCGGCAGCGGTGGCGACACAGTATGTGGAAACCGAACGCGATCAGGGCGAGTGA
- a CDS encoding DUF2071 domain-containing protein, protein MAATIERRLLVNYRIDPRVAQEMLPRGLRPQLVRGNALAGVCLIRLGGFRPQWFSPKIGHRSESAAHRIAVEWDGPGGVRTGVYIPRRHSASRLAQLAGGRVFPGVHEHAVVTSVESSTHLNVKVEAADIYVDVDVDVVPPERFQSGMFTDLTAASEFFRKDAVGWSPTRDGRLEALRLDTDAWRVEPGVATRVESSFFDVLPVEAAELDHVLIMRGVPVVWSSPVEVDPDQHATMRTTK, encoded by the coding sequence ATGGCGGCTACGATCGAGCGCCGACTTCTCGTCAATTACCGAATCGACCCGCGGGTCGCGCAGGAGATGCTGCCGCGTGGCCTCCGCCCGCAGTTGGTCAGGGGGAATGCCCTCGCCGGTGTTTGCCTGATCCGGCTGGGAGGCTTCAGGCCGCAATGGTTTTCCCCAAAGATCGGCCACCGCAGCGAGAGCGCGGCTCACCGAATTGCCGTGGAGTGGGATGGTCCCGGTGGTGTCCGAACCGGGGTATATATCCCTCGTCGACATAGCGCATCCCGGCTCGCGCAGCTCGCAGGTGGACGGGTCTTCCCTGGCGTCCATGAACATGCCGTTGTCACGTCTGTGGAGTCCTCCACTCATCTGAACGTGAAGGTCGAGGCGGCCGATATCTATGTCGATGTGGATGTAGACGTAGTTCCGCCTGAGCGCTTCCAAAGCGGGATGTTCACCGATCTGACGGCTGCGTCCGAGTTCTTCCGCAAGGACGCGGTCGGTTGGTCCCCAACCCGCGATGGGAGACTTGAAGCGTTGCGGCTCGACACCGATGCGTGGCGGGTCGAACCGGGTGTGGCGACACGAGTCGAGTCCAGCTTCTTCGACGTACTTCCAGTGGAAGCCGCTGAGCTCGACCACGTACTCATCATGCGCGGGGTGCCCGTTGTCTGGAGCAGCCCCGTCGAGGTCGACCCTGACCAGCACGCCACGATGCGCACCACGAAGTGA
- a CDS encoding L-fuconate dehydratase yields the protein MTTITGVRVFDVRFPTSLSLDGSDAMNKDGDYSAAYVVLDTDDPELSGFGFTFTIGRGNDLCVEAARQRALPLIGRSVDEIVADLGGTYRLLASDTQLRWLGPEKGVVHLAMAAVMNAVWDLAARRAGKPLWRLLAEMTPEELVDAADLRYLSDALTRDEAVDILSEMEPTRARRISDLEARGGYPCYTTSAGWLGYSDDKLRRLLREAVDEGYRHVKLKVGANLDDDIRRLRITRDVIGWDAKLMIDANQVWDVPEAIEWVQRLAEFEPLWIEEPTSPDDVLGHAAVRRAVAPIGVATGEHGMNRVLFKQMFQAGAIDYCQLDAARLASVNEILAVYLMAKKFAVPVCPHAGGVGLCELVQHLSIFDYVAVSGTLENRVTEFVDHLHEHFADPCIVVDGNYTIPSKPGYSAEMFEESVARYSYPGGSYWR from the coding sequence ATGACCACGATCACCGGCGTCCGCGTCTTCGACGTGCGCTTCCCGACCTCGCTCAGTCTCGACGGCTCTGACGCGATGAACAAGGATGGCGACTATTCCGCCGCCTATGTCGTGCTCGACACGGATGATCCCGAGCTCAGCGGGTTCGGGTTCACTTTCACGATCGGCCGCGGCAACGACCTGTGCGTCGAGGCTGCCCGCCAGCGGGCGCTTCCGCTGATCGGCCGGTCTGTGGACGAGATCGTCGCCGACCTCGGCGGGACGTACCGTCTCCTCGCGTCCGACACCCAGCTGCGCTGGCTCGGCCCGGAGAAGGGCGTCGTGCACCTGGCGATGGCCGCCGTCATGAACGCGGTCTGGGACCTCGCCGCCCGGCGCGCAGGCAAGCCGCTCTGGCGCCTCCTGGCGGAGATGACACCAGAGGAGCTCGTCGATGCCGCCGACCTCCGGTACCTGTCGGACGCGCTGACCCGCGACGAGGCGGTCGACATCCTCTCCGAGATGGAACCCACCCGCGCTCGGCGCATCTCGGACCTCGAAGCACGTGGCGGCTATCCCTGCTACACGACGAGCGCCGGCTGGCTCGGCTACAGCGACGACAAGCTGCGACGTCTGCTCAGGGAGGCTGTCGACGAGGGCTACCGCCACGTGAAGCTCAAGGTCGGTGCGAACCTGGACGACGACATCCGGCGGCTCCGGATCACCCGCGACGTCATCGGCTGGGATGCCAAGCTGATGATCGATGCCAATCAGGTGTGGGATGTCCCGGAGGCCATCGAATGGGTGCAGCGGCTCGCCGAGTTCGAGCCGCTGTGGATCGAGGAGCCGACGAGCCCGGACGATGTCCTCGGACACGCCGCCGTGCGCAGGGCTGTCGCGCCCATCGGTGTCGCCACGGGCGAACACGGCATGAACAGGGTGCTGTTCAAGCAGATGTTCCAGGCTGGAGCCATCGATTACTGCCAACTGGATGCCGCTCGGCTGGCGAGCGTCAATGAGATCCTCGCCGTCTATCTGATGGCCAAGAAGTTCGCCGTGCCGGTCTGCCCGCACGCGGGCGGCGTCGGGCTGTGCGAACTGGTCCAGCACCTCTCCATCTTCGATTACGTCGCGGTCTCGGGAACCCTGGAGAACCGGGTGACCGAGTTCGTCGATCACCTGCACGAGCACTTCGCCGACCCGTGCATCGTCGTCGACGGCAACTACACGATCCCGTCGAAGCCCGGGTACAGCGCCGAAATGTTCGAGGAATCCGTCGCCCGATACTCGTACCCCGGGGGCAGCTACTGGCGCTGA
- a CDS encoding SDR family NAD(P)-dependent oxidoreductase — protein sequence MFDYARPLDGKTAVITGGGRGVGLGIAKELVAQGARVAVTGIDIAELAAAEAELGPSSVGIAADVRDEDDMVGMYSKVVERFGQIDIVVANAVVGDSNTLGQITEAQFANIFDTDVKGVLFTVQPAIPLLPEGGSIVIISSTASVKGGVGMSLYGGAKAALRSMARTWTLELRGTGVRVNVLTLGAVDTPSLRSALADAVGEDDVPATVASMGEGSPLGRLLQPREVGMAVAFLASEASTGFLGSELFLDGGLAQV from the coding sequence ATGTTCGATTACGCACGGCCGCTCGACGGCAAGACCGCGGTCATCACCGGCGGCGGGCGAGGTGTCGGGCTCGGCATCGCGAAAGAACTAGTGGCCCAGGGTGCTCGTGTCGCCGTCACCGGGATCGACATCGCCGAGCTCGCCGCGGCCGAGGCTGAGCTCGGCCCGTCGAGCGTCGGCATCGCAGCGGACGTCCGCGACGAAGACGACATGGTGGGGATGTACTCGAAGGTCGTCGAGCGCTTCGGCCAGATCGACATCGTGGTTGCGAACGCAGTGGTCGGCGATAGCAACACACTCGGACAGATCACCGAGGCGCAGTTCGCGAACATTTTCGACACTGACGTGAAAGGGGTGCTGTTCACCGTCCAGCCCGCCATCCCACTCCTGCCGGAAGGCGGCAGCATCGTGATCATCAGCTCGACGGCATCCGTCAAGGGCGGCGTCGGGATGAGCCTCTACGGCGGCGCCAAAGCGGCGCTGCGGAGCATGGCGCGCACGTGGACTCTCGAACTGCGCGGCACCGGTGTGCGGGTGAATGTTCTCACTCTCGGCGCCGTCGACACCCCGTCGCTGCGGTCAGCGCTCGCGGACGCCGTCGGCGAAGATGACGTGCCGGCCACCGTGGCGAGCATGGGCGAGGGATCGCCGCTCGGGCGCCTCCTGCAGCCGCGCGAGGTCGGAATGGCCGTCGCGTTTCTCGCGTCGGAAGCCTCGACAGGATTCCTGGGCAGCGAGCTGTTTCTCGACGGAGGCCTCGCGCAGGTCTGA
- a CDS encoding helix-turn-helix domain-containing protein, translated as MSSITQMRYRAPDPHGRLVETFTFARLRSMNDGGTQRADFHVLAFIDAGMGSLTVDFAEHALFAGAVVWIAPGAVHRWDDVAQLAGRLVLFVPTAPVTDATRALVANPRLQPVSKVRDDERRFVDAALDHLVLETGDPAGASAELPAILLSALLARLRPHEAAPEGENRLFLAFRECVETDFREHHDAEHYARVLGYAPRTLSRAVKRATGATAKAYLAERITLEAKRLLAHDGLTSAACAAALGFTDASNFSVFFRQATGERPGAWQRAAVGTVPEPPGRPG; from the coding sequence GTGTCGTCGATCACGCAGATGCGCTACCGCGCGCCCGACCCGCACGGGCGGCTGGTCGAGACGTTCACCTTCGCCCGGCTGCGGTCGATGAACGACGGAGGCACGCAACGAGCCGACTTCCACGTTCTCGCGTTCATCGACGCAGGGATGGGCTCGCTCACCGTCGACTTCGCCGAGCACGCCCTCTTCGCGGGTGCCGTCGTGTGGATCGCGCCTGGCGCGGTGCACCGGTGGGACGACGTCGCACAGCTCGCCGGTCGGCTGGTCCTGTTCGTTCCGACGGCGCCCGTCACCGACGCGACCCGCGCGCTCGTCGCGAACCCGCGCCTCCAGCCCGTGTCGAAGGTCCGGGATGACGAACGTCGGTTCGTGGACGCTGCGCTCGACCACCTGGTGCTGGAGACGGGCGATCCGGCGGGCGCTTCGGCGGAACTGCCGGCGATCCTGCTGTCAGCGCTCCTCGCCCGGCTCCGACCGCACGAGGCGGCCCCTGAGGGGGAGAACCGATTGTTCCTGGCTTTCCGGGAGTGCGTCGAGACGGACTTCCGCGAGCACCACGACGCCGAGCACTATGCGCGTGTCCTGGGGTACGCCCCGCGCACCCTGTCGCGGGCGGTGAAGCGGGCGACAGGGGCGACCGCGAAGGCCTATCTGGCGGAGCGGATCACGCTCGAAGCCAAGCGGTTGCTCGCTCACGACGGGCTGACATCGGCCGCGTGCGCTGCAGCCCTGGGGTTCACGGACGCGTCCAACTTCTCCGTGTTCTTCCGGCAGGCGACGGGGGAGAGACCCGGTGCGTGGCAGAGGGCGGCGGTCGGGACGGTCCCCGAGCCGCCGGGTCGACCGGGTTGA
- a CDS encoding alpha/beta fold hydrolase: protein MTQTHHTDLPTFDRRTGTGTGTGPTLVFLHYWGGAARTWDLVRDRLDGRDSIAIDQRGWGRSRSLPGPYTLQQLADDVLATIADAGLDDYVLVGHSMGGKVAQLVAATRPDGLRGIILVGSGPAKPAAMITPEYREGLSHAYDSAESVAGARDHVLTATTLPEGWAEQVVADSLASGGDNARTEWPLHGIAEDISDRTRRIAVPALVIAGEHDRVEPVDVLRGNLVPYLAEAAFTIVPGTGHLIPLEAPEALADAIAGFLATH, encoded by the coding sequence GTGACTCAAACACACCACACCGATCTGCCCACCTTCGACCGCCGCACCGGCACCGGCACCGGCACCGGTCCCACCCTCGTGTTCCTGCACTACTGGGGCGGCGCCGCCCGCACCTGGGATCTCGTCCGGGACCGGCTCGACGGACGCGACTCCATCGCGATCGATCAGCGAGGCTGGGGCCGCTCCCGCAGCCTTCCCGGCCCCTACACGCTGCAGCAGCTCGCCGACGACGTGCTCGCGACGATCGCCGATGCGGGCCTCGACGACTACGTGCTGGTGGGGCACTCCATGGGAGGCAAGGTCGCTCAGCTCGTCGCCGCGACCCGGCCGGACGGCCTGCGCGGCATCATCCTCGTCGGCTCCGGACCGGCGAAGCCCGCAGCGATGATCACACCCGAGTACCGAGAGGGACTGTCCCACGCCTACGACTCGGCGGAGTCCGTCGCCGGGGCGCGCGACCACGTGCTGACGGCGACGACGCTTCCGGAAGGATGGGCCGAGCAGGTCGTCGCTGACTCCCTGGCGAGCGGAGGCGACAACGCACGCACCGAGTGGCCCCTGCACGGTATCGCCGAGGACATCAGCGACCGAACCCGCCGGATCGCCGTGCCTGCCCTCGTGATCGCTGGCGAGCACGATCGGGTCGAACCCGTCGACGTCCTGCGCGGCAACCTCGTGCCCTATCTCGCCGAAGCGGCGTTCACCATCGTCCCCGGAACCGGCCACCTCATCCCGCTCGAAGCGCCGGAAGCGCTCGCCGACGCCATCGCCGGCTTCCTCGCCACCCACTGA
- a CDS encoding protein kinase domain-containing protein produces MNTPETPVPLLLGRYRPERLLARGGSSMVFRARDENLRRDVAIKLFSSGSDDDVARFRTEVGVLAGLRHHGVVSILDAGVDDSSPADPRPFLVIELVDGDTLRAVLNAGPLTTRQIGEVAFEVAETLEYVHARGVIHRDVTPSNIMVVDYGTRFSRPRARLTDFGIAIHATRPQEIEEETFGTAAYLSPEQVRSETLTSASDIYSLGLVLLECFTRTVAFPGTPVQSALARLERDPETPDDIPDRWRELILAMTHADSSRRPTAADVATAARGALRAYRERDSA; encoded by the coding sequence GTGAACACACCCGAGACCCCGGTCCCCCTTCTTCTCGGAAGGTATCGGCCGGAGCGGCTGCTCGCGCGCGGCGGCTCCTCGATGGTCTTCCGCGCCCGGGATGAGAACCTGCGACGCGATGTCGCGATCAAGCTGTTCTCGTCGGGAAGCGACGACGACGTCGCGCGATTCCGGACCGAGGTGGGCGTGCTCGCCGGCCTGCGCCACCACGGTGTCGTGTCCATCCTCGACGCGGGTGTCGACGACTCCTCACCCGCAGACCCGCGCCCGTTCCTGGTCATCGAACTGGTCGACGGAGACACCCTCCGCGCGGTGCTGAATGCCGGTCCGCTGACGACCAGGCAGATCGGCGAGGTCGCGTTCGAGGTCGCCGAGACACTCGAATACGTTCACGCCCGTGGCGTCATCCATCGCGATGTGACTCCGTCGAACATCATGGTCGTCGACTACGGCACGCGTTTCTCGCGTCCGCGCGCGAGGCTGACGGACTTCGGCATCGCCATCCACGCGACGCGCCCTCAAGAGATCGAGGAGGAGACGTTCGGCACGGCCGCCTACCTGAGCCCCGAGCAGGTGCGCAGCGAGACGCTGACGTCGGCGTCGGACATCTACTCCCTCGGCCTCGTCCTGCTGGAGTGCTTCACGAGGACCGTCGCGTTCCCGGGAACGCCCGTGCAATCGGCCCTCGCGCGGCTGGAGCGGGACCCGGAGACGCCCGACGACATCCCCGACCGCTGGCGCGAGCTCATCCTGGCGATGACGCACGCCGATTCGTCGCGGAGGCCGACCGCGGCGGACGTCGCCACAGCTGCGCGGGGCGCCCTTCGCGCGTACCGGGAACGCGATTCCGCGTGA